In the Peromyscus maniculatus bairdii isolate BWxNUB_F1_BW_parent chromosome 20, HU_Pman_BW_mat_3.1, whole genome shotgun sequence genome, one interval contains:
- the Ly6h gene encoding lymphocyte antigen 6H isoform X3, whose product MKRSDGSCGLLGAQERWKDRWNGAQAAKALPRICKGTTAKWRGRILPRRGDRRASLPAPRPLLSPECGHPRDACAPEDPCLQPPRLSQALSEHAACSHEEPRPGTAGLAAVPLAGPWPVVPGLHPGQFQPLRPEAVPADRHRLCQRADHRPQQQQEGSFCEQDVRFLLRLR is encoded by the exons ATGAAAAGGAGCGATGGTAGCTGTGGCTTACTCGGAGCCCAGGAGAGATGGAAGGACAGGTGGAACGGAGCGCAAG CAGCCAAAGCTCTTCCGAGAATCTGCAAAGGGACCACGGCCAAGTGGAGGGGGAGGATCCTCCCACGCCGG GGAGACCGAAGGGCATCGCTCCCCGCGCCGCGCCCGCTGCTGAGCCCGGAGTGCGGACACCCCAGGGAT GCCTGCGCCCCAGAGGACCCCTGCCTGCAGCCCCCGCGCCTCTCTCAGGCCCTCTCAGAGCATGCTGCCTGCAGCCATGAAGAGCCTCGGCCTGGCACTGCTGGCCTTGCTGCTGTGCCCCTCGCCGG CCCATGGCCTGTGGTGCCAGGACTGCACCCTGGCCAATTCCAGCCATTGCGCCCCGAAGCAGTGCCAGCCGACCGACACCGTTTGTGCCAGCGTGCGGATCACCGACCCCAGCAGCA gcaGGAAGGATCATTCTGTGAACAAGATGTGCGCTTCCTCCTGCGACTTCGTTAA
- the Ly6h gene encoding lymphocyte antigen 6H isoform X2 — translation MLPAAMKSLGLALLALLLCPSPAHGLWCQDCTLANSSHCAPKQCQPTDTVCASVRITDPSSSRKDHSVNKMCASSCDFVKRHFFSDYLMGFINSGILKVDVDCCEKDLCNGAAAAAGRSPWALAGGLLLSLGPALLWAGP, via the exons ATGCTGCCTGCAGCCATGAAGAGCCTCGGCCTGGCACTGCTGGCCTTGCTGCTGTGCCCCTCGCCGG CCCATGGCCTGTGGTGCCAGGACTGCACCCTGGCCAATTCCAGCCATTGCGCCCCGAAGCAGTGCCAGCCGACCGACACCGTTTGTGCCAGCGTGCGGATCACCGACCCCAGCAGCA gcaGGAAGGATCATTCTGTGAACAAGATGTGCGCTTCCTCCTGCGACTTCGTTAAGCGGCACTTTTTCTCAGACTATCTGATGGGGTTCATTAACTCTGGGATCTTAAAAGTCGACGTGGACTGCTGCGAGAAAGATTTGTGCAACggggcagcagcagcggcggggCGCAGCCCCTGGGCCCTGGCTGGGGGGCTCCTGCTGAGCCTGGGGCCCGCTCTCCTCTGGGCTGGGCCCtga
- the Ly6h gene encoding lymphocyte antigen 6H isoform X4, producing the protein MPAPQRTPACSPRASLRPSQSMLPAAMKSLGLALLALLLCPSPAHGLWCQDCTLANSSHCAPKQCQPTDTVCASVRITDPSSSKSGPGRKDHSVNKMCASSCDFVKRHFFSDYLMGFINSGILKVDVDCCEKDLCNGAAAAAGRSPWALAGGLLLSLGPALLWAGP; encoded by the exons AT GCCTGCGCCCCAGAGGACCCCTGCCTGCAGCCCCCGCGCCTCTCTCAGGCCCTCTCAGAGCATGCTGCCTGCAGCCATGAAGAGCCTCGGCCTGGCACTGCTGGCCTTGCTGCTGTGCCCCTCGCCGG CCCATGGCCTGTGGTGCCAGGACTGCACCCTGGCCAATTCCAGCCATTGCGCCCCGAAGCAGTGCCAGCCGACCGACACCGTTTGTGCCAGCGTGCGGATCACCGACCCCAGCAGCAGTAAGTCTGGACCTG gcaGGAAGGATCATTCTGTGAACAAGATGTGCGCTTCCTCCTGCGACTTCGTTAAGCGGCACTTTTTCTCAGACTATCTGATGGGGTTCATTAACTCTGGGATCTTAAAAGTCGACGTGGACTGCTGCGAGAAAGATTTGTGCAACggggcagcagcagcggcggggCGCAGCCCCTGGGCCCTGGCTGGGGGGCTCCTGCTGAGCCTGGGGCCCGCTCTCCTCTGGGCTGGGCCCtga
- the Ly6h gene encoding lymphocyte antigen 6H isoform X1 has translation MLPAAMKSLGLALLALLLCPSPAHGLWCQDCTLANSSHCAPKQCQPTDTVCASVRITDPSSSKSGPGRKDHSVNKMCASSCDFVKRHFFSDYLMGFINSGILKVDVDCCEKDLCNGAAAAAGRSPWALAGGLLLSLGPALLWAGP, from the exons ATGCTGCCTGCAGCCATGAAGAGCCTCGGCCTGGCACTGCTGGCCTTGCTGCTGTGCCCCTCGCCGG CCCATGGCCTGTGGTGCCAGGACTGCACCCTGGCCAATTCCAGCCATTGCGCCCCGAAGCAGTGCCAGCCGACCGACACCGTTTGTGCCAGCGTGCGGATCACCGACCCCAGCAGCAGTAAGTCTGGACCTG gcaGGAAGGATCATTCTGTGAACAAGATGTGCGCTTCCTCCTGCGACTTCGTTAAGCGGCACTTTTTCTCAGACTATCTGATGGGGTTCATTAACTCTGGGATCTTAAAAGTCGACGTGGACTGCTGCGAGAAAGATTTGTGCAACggggcagcagcagcggcggggCGCAGCCCCTGGGCCCTGGCTGGGGGGCTCCTGCTGAGCCTGGGGCCCGCTCTCCTCTGGGCTGGGCCCtga